A window of Mucilaginibacter paludis DSM 18603 contains these coding sequences:
- a CDS encoding sterol desaturase family protein has product MSGPNEHLQHVTMVTTIILVCWIALMIAWERIAPYRKGLPFFRDGFWVDLVWYTLIQSFFLKILIFDYIIAPIQQHVHWDGVQAFQAWPLWLQVTFFVVTHDFYIYLFHRFQHYSKFFWRTHEAHHSGKHVDFMAGSRSHAVEIIINQTIEFAPIIILLGPDSVVVPIKAMIDATMGMFIHANINVKMGKLKYLINSPELHLWHHANYQEVFHANFSTKFAIWDYLFGTVYFPGHKPGNEPENWGLHYDFPRDYFLQHAFSVKRFDEQGLLKYKWFKRYYNLRPDIMNYFKKLFGSKPTTPTTQSPQVKQADYSAQPELQDV; this is encoded by the coding sequence ATGAGCGGACCTAACGAACATTTGCAGCACGTAACGATGGTAACCACCATCATTTTAGTATGTTGGATTGCTTTGATGATAGCCTGGGAGCGTATAGCTCCCTACCGCAAGGGGCTTCCATTTTTTCGTGACGGTTTTTGGGTCGACCTGGTTTGGTACACGCTGATCCAGAGTTTCTTTTTAAAGATTCTCATCTTTGATTACATTATAGCACCTATACAGCAACACGTGCACTGGGATGGCGTACAGGCATTCCAGGCATGGCCGTTGTGGTTACAGGTTACTTTTTTTGTGGTAACCCACGATTTTTATATCTACCTGTTTCACCGCTTTCAACATTACAGCAAGTTTTTCTGGCGTACGCACGAAGCTCATCACTCCGGCAAACACGTCGATTTTATGGCCGGATCACGCTCGCATGCGGTCGAGATCATTATCAACCAAACCATCGAGTTTGCACCTATCATTATCCTGTTGGGGCCGGATTCTGTTGTGGTGCCTATCAAGGCGATGATCGACGCCACCATGGGGATGTTTATCCATGCCAACATCAACGTTAAAATGGGTAAATTAAAATACCTGATCAATTCGCCCGAGTTGCACTTATGGCACCATGCCAATTACCAGGAAGTTTTCCACGCTAATTTTTCCACCAAATTTGCCATCTGGGATTATTTATTTGGTACCGTTTATTTCCCCGGCCATAAACCAGGTAACGAACCTGAAAACTGGGGCTTACATTATGATTTTCCGCGCGATTACTTTTTGCAACATGCTTTTTCGGTAAAAAGGTTTGATGAACAAGGCTTATTAAAATACAAATGGTTTAAGCGCTATTATAATTTAAGGCCTGATATCATGAACTATTTTAAAAAGCTATTCGGTTCAAAACCAACTACCCCAACTACCCAATCGCCACAGGTTAAGCAGGCTGATTATTCCGCACAGCCCGAATTACAGGATGTTTAA
- a CDS encoding 5-(carboxyamino)imidazole ribonucleotide synthase → MKAFYGDLKLGILGGGQLGRMLIQQAINYNVNIKVLDPDREAPCRKLCNEFVVGSLGDYETVYNFGKKVDLLTIEIEKVNVDALEQLEREGVIVYPQPRIIRLIQDKGLQKQFFKENDIPTAPFMVISSADQLKQSPFPYPYIQKLRRDGYDGKGVYRVTDETYLHKAFTEPSIIEELVDFEKEIAVIVARNEKGEVNTFPVVEMEFNPQANLVEFLISPSTLPFEIQQKADLIARKIAESLKIVGLLAVELFLTRDGEILVNEVAPRPHNSGHQTIEGNMVSQFEQHLRAIFNQPLGDTASINNAIMVNLLGEQDYEGPAVYKGMEQVLKCPGVYVHLYGKALTKPFRKMGHVTIVDADRGKAIEKAKFVQDTLKVIA, encoded by the coding sequence ATGAAAGCGTTTTACGGAGATCTGAAATTAGGAATATTAGGCGGCGGCCAATTAGGCCGGATGCTGATACAGCAGGCCATTAATTACAATGTAAACATTAAGGTTCTGGATCCTGACAGGGAGGCCCCTTGCCGCAAACTCTGCAATGAATTTGTGGTAGGCTCCTTAGGCGATTACGAAACTGTATATAATTTTGGTAAAAAAGTCGACCTGCTCACCATCGAAATAGAAAAAGTAAATGTTGACGCCCTGGAGCAACTTGAGCGCGAAGGTGTGATAGTTTATCCTCAACCGCGCATCATTCGGCTCATACAGGATAAAGGGCTGCAAAAGCAGTTTTTTAAAGAAAACGATATTCCTACTGCGCCTTTTATGGTGATTAGCTCCGCCGATCAGCTTAAGCAAAGTCCATTTCCATATCCATATATTCAAAAATTACGCCGCGATGGTTATGATGGCAAAGGTGTTTACAGGGTAACTGATGAAACATACTTGCATAAAGCCTTTACCGAACCAAGCATTATTGAGGAACTGGTTGACTTTGAAAAAGAAATAGCAGTTATTGTTGCCAGGAATGAAAAAGGAGAGGTGAACACTTTCCCAGTGGTTGAAATGGAGTTTAACCCGCAAGCTAACCTGGTTGAATTTTTAATATCCCCTTCTACCCTGCCCTTTGAAATACAGCAAAAGGCCGACCTGATTGCAAGAAAGATAGCCGAAAGTTTGAAAATTGTAGGCTTACTCGCCGTTGAGCTATTTTTAACCAGAGATGGGGAAATATTAGTTAATGAAGTTGCTCCACGCCCCCACAACAGCGGCCATCAAACTATTGAAGGTAACATGGTATCGCAGTTTGAGCAGCATTTACGTGCCATATTTAACCAGCCATTAGGCGATACCGCCAGCATTAACAACGCCATTATGGTTAACCTGCTGGGCGAACAGGATTACGAAGGACCAGCAGTTTATAAAGGTATGGAGCAGGTATTAAAATGCCCGGGAGTATACGTACATTTATACGGCAAGGCACTCACCAAGCCTTTTAGAAAAATGGGCCATGTAACTATTGTAGATGCCGACCGCGGTAAAGCTATTGAGAAAGCAAAATTTGTACAGGATACGCTGAAAGTGATTGCTTGA
- a CDS encoding DMT family transporter, translating into MRWLFLLIASLFEALWTYSVKYFSLTNLKTIRFDNFYKMDGGLPALIPLLGYIIFGVGNIFFFSLALKSLSNSTAYSVWTAMTIVVLKLIELLYFKQKISVVEFCFIIMIIVGIMGLKFYGPPEKTV; encoded by the coding sequence TTGCGCTGGTTATTTTTGTTAATCGCTTCGTTATTTGAGGCCCTATGGACTTATTCAGTTAAGTATTTTAGCCTGACAAACCTGAAAACGATTCGGTTTGATAACTTTTACAAAATGGATGGTGGCCTTCCGGCATTGATTCCTCTGTTAGGGTACATCATTTTTGGAGTAGGCAATATCTTCTTTTTTTCGCTGGCGTTAAAGTCACTCAGCAACTCAACAGCTTATTCCGTTTGGACAGCCATGACTATTGTTGTTTTGAAATTAATTGAACTGCTTTATTTTAAACAAAAAATATCTGTGGTTGAATTTTGCTTTATCATCATGATTATCGTCGGCATTATGGGTTTAAAATTTTACGGCCCACCAGAAAAGACTGTTTAG
- the purE gene encoding 5-(carboxyamino)imidazole ribonucleotide mutase: protein MIKVGIIMGSKSDLPVMQDAANVLKELGVDFELTVVSAHRTPDRMFAYARGAAERGLKVIIAGAGGAAHLPGMVASLTHLPVIGVPIKSSNSIDGWDSVLSILQMPNGIPVATVALNAAKNAGILAAQIISTADDAIVQNLISYKNSLREKVEESAEEMKRDGLFTGF from the coding sequence ATGATAAAAGTAGGAATCATCATGGGCAGCAAATCCGATCTTCCCGTTATGCAGGACGCCGCCAATGTATTAAAAGAATTAGGCGTTGATTTTGAACTCACGGTAGTATCTGCACACCGTACACCCGATAGGATGTTTGCCTATGCCCGCGGCGCTGCCGAACGTGGTTTAAAAGTAATTATCGCGGGTGCCGGCGGTGCGGCACATCTGCCCGGTATGGTAGCCTCGCTAACCCATTTGCCGGTGATAGGCGTCCCGATTAAATCAAGCAACTCTATCGACGGCTGGGATTCTGTATTGTCCATTCTGCAAATGCCTAACGGCATCCCGGTGGCTACGGTTGCGCTAAATGCCGCTAAGAACGCGGGTATATTGGCCGCCCAGATAATATCTACCGCCGATGACGCCATCGTTCAAAACCTGATCAGCTATAAAAATTCGCTTAGAGAAAAAGTTGAAGAATCGGCGGAGGAAATGAAAAGAGACGGGTTATTTACAGGTTTTTAA
- a CDS encoding N-acetylneuraminate synthase family protein has product MSKTISLNTGRKIGPGEPCYIIAEIGINHNGSLDIAKKLIDEAVAAKVDAVKFQKRTPEICVPKDQWEIMRDTPWGRMSYINYKRKTEFGFDEYSEIDAYCKQAGIDWFVSTWDVEAVDFMEQFDTPVYKLASASLTDFPLIEKILATGRPLMLSSGMSTIQEIEDAMKLVYDFNPEYPVMLAHSTSAYPCKPEELNLKMIPTLSAKYPEAPIGYSGHETGLATTVAAAVMGATFVERHFTLDRAMWGSDHAASVEPQGFHRLVRDIRDIEIAMGDGIKKVYESEIGPMKRLRVNINTPSEVK; this is encoded by the coding sequence CCGAAATCGGTATAAACCACAATGGATCGCTTGATATTGCAAAAAAGTTAATTGACGAGGCTGTTGCTGCAAAAGTAGATGCGGTAAAGTTTCAAAAACGTACTCCCGAGATCTGCGTACCAAAGGATCAATGGGAAATTATGCGCGATACCCCCTGGGGCCGTATGAGCTACATCAACTACAAACGAAAAACCGAATTTGGTTTTGACGAGTACAGTGAAATTGATGCTTACTGCAAACAAGCCGGTATAGATTGGTTTGTATCTACCTGGGATGTAGAAGCTGTTGATTTTATGGAACAATTTGATACACCGGTATACAAACTGGCATCAGCATCGTTAACTGATTTTCCGTTGATCGAGAAAATATTAGCTACCGGCCGTCCGTTAATGTTATCATCGGGTATGTCAACCATACAGGAGATCGAAGACGCGATGAAATTGGTTTACGATTTTAATCCTGAGTATCCTGTAATGCTTGCACATTCAACTTCAGCCTATCCCTGCAAGCCAGAAGAGCTGAATTTGAAAATGATACCAACCCTGTCAGCTAAATACCCAGAGGCTCCGATAGGCTATTCCGGTCACGAAACCGGCCTGGCCACTACCGTTGCTGCGGCAGTTATGGGTGCTACATTTGTGGAACGCCATTTTACGCTTGATCGTGCCATGTGGGGATCTGACCACGCAGCATCTGTTGAGCCACAGGGCTTTCACCGTTTAGTACGAGATATCCGCGATATTGAAATTGCGATGGGCGACGGTATCAAGAAAGTTTACGAATCTGAAATTGGCCCAATGAAAAGGCTGCGTGTAAATATCAATACACCAAGTGAAGTTAAATAA
- a CDS encoding TonB-dependent receptor: MNIFTKALKISVLFFALLLPALTYAQLNGSYILSGQVNDEHGQALIGATVKIKGTGNATATDINGKFSLTTNIKLPYTLVFTAVGFQPQEFYIKSANSKLNVQLSTQSLLVNEVVVTASRKEEKLMRSPVAIEKLDIRALKNSPAPSFYDALENVKGVQMTTSSLTLKVPNTRGFNSPNNFRFMQLVDGVDMQSATLGVPLGNAIGPTELDIASIEITPGAASALYGMNALNGLANLITKDPFKYQGLSFYHRTGVNHVDGIGIRPSVLTEDAFRYARAFNDKFAFKVNVSYLQGQDWQSNTIADQNPNNLKTANPLYPELNGANAAYDGWNKYGDDALAGSNTVAIKGITVNGVARPTLTVARTGYNEVDLVDPKVSNLKFDAGFAYKLNPTTEISYSYRFGTMDGVFQRGNKIALNGATVQNHKVELKGKNFLVRGYVSLENTGDSYNVKPLADNLDLNHASNSVWAATYKSALIAYGNAHGGSLTSANLADATVAARAAADAGRVEPGTAAFNELKKTIVGINNWDIKSSLIPNAPVTGGAALVQQSRMYNGEAQWDLTDKVKIFDLLVGGDARVYQIIPDGNNFVDFSRPIADRNTPLADGSYGKDVYYKKFGAFTQVTKTFFDDKLKLFGSVRFDYNPYFDPKFTPRLAAVYSVNENHSFRFTFQEGYRFPSLFEALSYVNNGRVKRVGSLPFINDGLNYLGNSYTQASVATFNAAVNAAAGSASGTDATALANRNLLQVADLPKARPEQITSYEVGYKGNFVDNKVFFDIDAYTNRYNGFLGQVQVYVPNGATVGTDAAVLAMLDVNRDPTTATSTNAASAGQSRYRVYTNAKNIYNNYGSSVGITYNFYKKYTVSGNASFNKMESQSSTDIFVTGFNTPQWSTNLSFGNREIIKNLGFNVVYKWQQSFLWESPLVTGTVPAIHTFDAQVTIRVPEYNATFKVGGTDLFNKRYIQYAGGPTLGALYYASITLDGLLGK; the protein is encoded by the coding sequence ATGAATATTTTTACTAAAGCTTTAAAAATTAGTGTGCTCTTTTTTGCACTGCTGCTACCAGCACTAACGTACGCCCAACTTAACGGGTCATATATACTAAGCGGCCAGGTTAACGATGAACATGGGCAAGCGCTCATTGGTGCTACCGTTAAAATAAAGGGTACTGGTAATGCTACGGCTACCGATATTAATGGCAAATTTTCATTAACAACCAATATCAAACTTCCTTATACCCTGGTTTTTACGGCCGTTGGTTTTCAGCCGCAGGAGTTTTATATTAAAAGCGCAAACAGTAAGCTAAATGTGCAATTATCAACCCAATCTTTATTGGTTAACGAGGTTGTTGTTACCGCATCCCGCAAGGAAGAAAAACTAATGCGCTCACCGGTAGCTATCGAGAAATTAGATATCCGTGCACTAAAAAACTCACCTGCTCCGAGCTTTTACGATGCCTTGGAAAATGTAAAGGGTGTACAGATGACTACATCAAGTTTAACATTAAAAGTACCTAATACACGCGGCTTTAACAGCCCTAACAACTTCCGGTTTATGCAATTGGTTGATGGTGTTGACATGCAGTCGGCTACTTTAGGTGTGCCGCTTGGCAATGCCATTGGCCCAACCGAGCTGGATATTGCCAGTATTGAAATTACGCCCGGTGCAGCTTCTGCCCTTTACGGAATGAACGCCCTTAACGGCTTGGCTAACTTAATTACTAAAGATCCGTTTAAATACCAGGGTTTAAGTTTTTATCATCGTACAGGTGTAAACCATGTTGATGGGATTGGTATCCGCCCGAGCGTACTCACCGAAGACGCCTTTAGGTATGCCAGGGCTTTTAATGATAAATTTGCTTTTAAAGTGAATGTAAGCTATTTACAGGGGCAGGATTGGCAATCAAATACTATTGCCGATCAAAACCCTAATAATCTTAAAACCGCCAACCCGCTTTATCCTGAACTGAACGGTGCTAACGCCGCTTATGATGGCTGGAATAAATATGGTGACGATGCGCTTGCAGGCAGCAATACAGTAGCTATTAAAGGTATTACTGTTAATGGCGTGGCGAGGCCAACTTTAACCGTAGCTCGTACTGGCTATAACGAAGTCGACCTGGTGGATCCCAAAGTGTCAAATCTGAAATTTGACGCCGGTTTTGCTTACAAATTAAACCCAACAACCGAAATATCCTACTCTTACCGCTTTGGAACGATGGATGGTGTTTTTCAACGGGGGAATAAAATAGCCCTGAACGGTGCTACCGTACAAAACCATAAGGTGGAGTTAAAGGGCAAGAATTTTTTGGTGAGAGGATATGTATCGCTGGAGAATACCGGGGATTCTTACAACGTAAAACCGTTGGCCGATAATCTCGACCTGAACCATGCGAGCAACTCGGTATGGGCAGCTACCTATAAAAGTGCCTTGATAGCTTATGGGAATGCGCATGGCGGTTCGTTAACATCGGCAAATCTTGCTGATGCTACCGTGGCTGCACGCGCTGCAGCAGATGCCGGCCGTGTTGAACCCGGCACCGCAGCTTTTAATGAGTTGAAAAAAACGATCGTCGGCATTAATAACTGGGATATTAAATCGAGCCTGATACCTAATGCGCCGGTTACCGGTGGAGCGGCATTGGTACAGCAAAGCCGGATGTACAATGGCGAAGCACAGTGGGATTTGACAGATAAGGTAAAAATATTTGACCTGTTGGTTGGGGGCGATGCACGTGTTTACCAGATCATCCCCGATGGCAATAACTTTGTTGATTTTAGCCGCCCCATAGCCGATAGAAATACGCCGCTGGCTGATGGCAGCTATGGTAAGGATGTTTACTATAAAAAGTTTGGCGCCTTTACCCAGGTTACCAAAACATTTTTTGATGATAAACTGAAATTATTTGGCTCGGTACGCTTTGATTATAACCCGTACTTCGATCCTAAATTTACCCCCCGCTTAGCGGCGGTTTACAGCGTTAACGAAAACCATAGTTTCAGGTTTACTTTCCAGGAGGGTTACCGCTTCCCGTCATTGTTTGAGGCTTTATCCTACGTAAACAACGGTCGGGTGAAACGGGTAGGCAGTTTGCCTTTTATTAACGACGGATTGAACTATTTAGGGAATAGCTATACCCAGGCGTCTGTAGCTACTTTTAACGCTGCGGTTAACGCCGCTGCAGGTAGCGCGAGCGGTACAGACGCAACCGCTTTAGCCAACAGGAACTTATTACAAGTTGCTGATTTACCAAAAGCACGCCCTGAGCAGATCACATCATACGAGGTAGGCTACAAAGGTAACTTTGTAGACAACAAAGTATTTTTTGATATCGACGCTTATACTAACCGCTATAATGGCTTTTTAGGCCAGGTGCAAGTTTATGTACCCAATGGAGCTACTGTTGGTACGGATGCTGCGGTATTGGCTATGCTTGATGTTAACCGCGACCCTACTACCGCAACATCAACCAACGCTGCAAGTGCGGGCCAGAGCCGGTACCGTGTATACACCAATGCCAAAAATATTTATAACAATTATGGCTCTTCTGTAGGTATTACCTATAACTTTTATAAAAAGTATACCGTATCGGGTAACGCCAGCTTCAACAAAATGGAATCGCAAAGCTCAACGGATATTTTTGTAACAGGCTTTAACACGCCGCAGTGGTCAACCAACTTGTCTTTTGGTAATCGTGAAATTATTAAAAATTTAGGTTTCAACGTTGTTTATAAGTGGCAGCAATCCTTTTTGTGGGAGAGCCCGCTGGTAACCGGAACTGTACCGGCCATCCATACTTTTGATGCTCAGGTTACCATTCGTGTACCCGAATATAACGCCACCTTTAAAGTGGGCGGTACTGATCTGTTTAACAAGCGCTATATCCAGTATGCCGGTGGCCCAACATTAGGCGCCTTGTATTACGCATCCATTACATTGGATGGTTTATTAGGTAAATAG